From the Leucobacter tenebrionis genome, one window contains:
- a CDS encoding PucR family transcriptional regulator: protein MAPTLADLLANRSLALTCVTGHDALHRPVSRVHVAEVSDPSPWLTRDVLLLTTGLLERTPEELDDFFAALAGREIAAVGFGVGLIVEAVPEEWVRAADRHGIPLLSIPLSTPYIAISEFVSTRLADRQLDQVRRMLEVQQRIAYSEATPAQQIEALRYLARELEAVVLWIAPDGALRTAGDGIALGVRERQMVSTELSRHIASGRSTGSASIGGLFVHLKSTAGSPIAVARPRRYSPLEQGLIGSLATFIDLSRDTAALPGLAASLREQLLSEAITGRLTADARLFEVLFSGTEACTAVFLAPTPETRGARVREPAAGLLLKSYLAAELAEGTPAAAPLLSTVDDGFYLILPAVSANRAAPAVERFLTREASMLPGWSAGVSETREPGVLRELCASARRAQEATAFHREALVLSADQLGHLELMGDWFRSSGEAPVFSDWRLRIAGLEPARAERLLGPLRAFLSVNGALERAAAALGLHRQTLNARLAEVERVLGVSLSDPTDRALLWLGFESGALIGTDAG from the coding sequence ATGGCTCCGACGCTCGCCGATCTTCTCGCCAACCGATCGCTCGCCCTCACCTGCGTCACGGGCCACGACGCCCTCCATCGGCCCGTCTCCCGGGTGCACGTGGCAGAGGTGAGCGATCCGAGCCCCTGGTTGACGCGGGACGTGCTCCTGCTCACTACCGGACTGCTTGAGCGAACGCCTGAGGAGCTCGACGACTTCTTCGCCGCGCTCGCGGGCCGCGAGATCGCCGCGGTCGGGTTCGGCGTGGGTCTCATCGTCGAGGCGGTTCCCGAGGAGTGGGTGCGCGCTGCCGACCGGCACGGGATCCCTCTGCTGAGCATTCCGCTCTCCACCCCCTACATCGCCATCTCCGAGTTCGTCTCGACCCGTCTGGCCGACCGGCAGCTCGATCAAGTGAGACGCATGCTCGAGGTCCAGCAGCGCATCGCGTATTCAGAGGCGACCCCCGCTCAGCAGATCGAGGCGCTCCGATACCTCGCACGGGAGCTCGAAGCCGTCGTGCTCTGGATCGCCCCCGACGGCGCGCTCCGCACAGCCGGAGACGGTATCGCGCTCGGCGTCCGCGAACGGCAGATGGTGAGCACGGAGCTCTCGCGCCACATCGCCTCGGGCCGTTCGACCGGTAGTGCGTCGATCGGCGGATTGTTCGTGCACCTGAAAAGCACCGCCGGCTCACCGATCGCGGTGGCGCGCCCTCGGCGCTATTCCCCTCTGGAGCAGGGACTCATCGGTTCTCTCGCCACCTTCATCGATCTCTCGCGCGACACCGCGGCGTTGCCCGGTCTCGCCGCTTCCCTGCGCGAGCAGCTGCTCTCCGAGGCGATCACCGGCCGCCTGACGGCGGACGCCCGACTCTTCGAGGTGCTCTTCTCGGGCACCGAGGCGTGCACGGCGGTCTTTCTCGCTCCGACCCCGGAGACGAGGGGTGCCCGGGTTCGGGAGCCGGCCGCCGGCCTCCTGCTCAAGTCCTATCTCGCCGCTGAGCTGGCCGAGGGAACCCCGGCTGCCGCGCCGCTGTTGAGCACCGTCGACGACGGCTTCTATCTGATTCTCCCCGCTGTATCGGCGAACCGGGCGGCTCCGGCGGTCGAGCGCTTCCTCACCCGGGAAGCGAGCATGCTCCCGGGCTGGAGCGCCGGTGTCAGCGAGACGCGGGAGCCCGGCGTTCTGCGTGAGCTTTGCGCGTCCGCCCGACGAGCGCAGGAGGCAACGGCGTTCCACCGGGAAGCCCTGGTACTCAGCGCCGACCAGCTCGGCCATCTGGAACTCATGGGCGATTGGTTCCGCAGCAGCGGCGAAGCACCGGTCTTCTCGGATTGGCGCCTTCGGATCGCCGGCCTCGAGCCGGCCCGGGCCGAGCGCCTGCTCGGCCCGCTGCGAGCATTTCTCTCCGTGAATGGGGCGTTGGAGCGGGCCGCCGCCGCGCTCGGCCTGCACCGTCAGACGCTGAACGCCCGTCTCGCCGAGGTCGAGCGGGTGCTCGGCGTGTCGCTCTCGGACCCGACCGACCGCGCTCTGCTATGGCTCGGTTTCGAATCCGGCGCACTGATCGGCACGGACGCAGGATGA
- a CDS encoding MFS transporter has translation MTEPAAPESTALDTGTINVVRKRELRRAVRGTFVGNIMEWYDVGVFGYLIVTLGPVFLPEADQATQVIFMLGTFASTYLFRPLGGLLFGWLGDKIGRKRVLFMTLTLVAVATFLIGLLPGYSMIGASAAVLLVALKVLQGFSAGGEFTGALTFISESAPDRRRGFYAAFLDGGSYLGFVLGAAIVTVMQVLYGQEAMEAGLWRVPFLIAGPLGLIAVYLRMRVEESPHFAALAAERSADATGPLKVNPLRVFASNWRPMLLVVLLVAAANSAGYAFTSYMPTYLSTVLEHDAVQGNLFSLPLMLLMACLMPFVGMLSDRLGRKPVLFAAAIWVIVLAFPAFMLIGADSPVAIVGGLALIGIPVALYMGTLASTYPAMFPTASRNTSLGVSYNISIALFGGTAPLVIDSLVRTTGNPAAAAFYLMGMSVVGLIAVCCIRETAGQALAGSEPNVETELEAHELHLARSAANA, from the coding sequence ATGACCGAACCCGCTGCCCCTGAGAGCACGGCGCTCGATACAGGGACCATCAACGTGGTCCGCAAACGAGAGCTGCGCAGGGCCGTACGGGGCACCTTCGTCGGCAACATCATGGAGTGGTACGACGTGGGGGTGTTCGGGTACCTCATCGTCACGCTGGGGCCCGTCTTCCTCCCGGAGGCGGATCAGGCGACCCAGGTCATCTTCATGCTCGGCACTTTCGCGAGCACGTACCTCTTCCGGCCTCTCGGCGGCCTCCTCTTCGGCTGGCTCGGCGACAAGATCGGGCGCAAACGCGTCCTGTTCATGACGCTGACGCTGGTGGCGGTCGCTACCTTCCTCATCGGACTGCTCCCCGGGTACTCGATGATCGGGGCCAGCGCGGCCGTGCTGCTGGTCGCGCTGAAGGTGCTGCAGGGCTTCTCGGCGGGTGGGGAATTCACGGGGGCGCTCACCTTCATCAGCGAGTCGGCTCCGGACCGCAGGCGAGGGTTCTACGCGGCGTTCCTCGACGGGGGCAGCTACCTCGGTTTCGTGCTCGGCGCAGCGATCGTGACCGTGATGCAGGTCCTGTACGGGCAGGAGGCGATGGAAGCCGGACTCTGGCGGGTGCCGTTCCTCATCGCGGGCCCGCTCGGCCTCATCGCGGTCTACCTGCGGATGCGGGTGGAGGAGTCTCCCCACTTCGCGGCGCTCGCGGCAGAGCGGAGCGCAGATGCGACGGGTCCGCTGAAGGTCAACCCACTGCGGGTCTTCGCGAGCAACTGGCGCCCGATGCTGCTGGTGGTGCTGCTCGTAGCCGCCGCGAACTCGGCCGGCTATGCCTTCACCTCCTACATGCCCACCTATCTCTCCACGGTGCTCGAACACGACGCCGTCCAGGGCAATCTCTTCTCTCTCCCACTCATGCTGCTCATGGCGTGCCTCATGCCCTTCGTCGGGATGCTCTCGGATCGTCTCGGGCGCAAACCGGTTCTTTTCGCGGCCGCGATCTGGGTGATCGTGCTGGCATTCCCTGCGTTCATGCTGATCGGAGCCGATTCTCCGGTCGCCATCGTCGGAGGTCTCGCGCTCATCGGTATCCCGGTCGCGCTCTACATGGGAACTCTGGCGTCGACCTACCCGGCGATGTTCCCGACCGCGTCGCGGAACACGAGCCTCGGAGTCTCGTACAACATCTCCATCGCGCTCTTCGGGGGCACCGCGCCGCTCGTGATCGATTCGCTGGTGCGAACCACGGGCAACCCGGCGGCGGCAGCGTTCTACCTGATGGGCATGTCGGTGGTGGGGCTCATCGCCGTATGCTGCATTCGGGAGACCGCGGGGCAGGCATTGGCCGGCTCCGAGCCCAATGTCGAGACGGAACTCGAAGCTCACGAACTGCATCTAGCGCGGAGCGCGGCGAACGCGTAG
- a CDS encoding LysR family transcriptional regulator — translation MNLQQFRVLIAVREHGSLTRAADALHYGVPTLTHHLRGLEAHLRAKLVESDRRGTRLTPLGAAFAERIEQALAGIDRAEREVVDLRDAGLVTLRVGTFASMGSRLLPAAISALQQRSPVRVEVIEAEPSEVARLLRAGEVHAGLVFDASADPAFAAPDLVLETLLSEPYGVMVAREGEWAARERLDFAELEGVAWLCSRSDDEASDRVLRRVCRAAGYPVRELMRTDDLYMIHGLVEEGLGFALTTAASVDPDFDVVLRPTVQDLGERRVAFMRRAGENAAVVSWLGEALRGVAAERARRARPSRRA, via the coding sequence ATGAATCTGCAGCAGTTCCGAGTGCTGATCGCGGTGCGCGAGCACGGCAGCCTGACGCGGGCGGCCGACGCGCTCCACTACGGTGTGCCCACGCTCACGCACCATCTCCGCGGACTCGAAGCGCACCTTCGCGCGAAGCTCGTCGAGAGCGACCGCCGGGGAACGCGATTGACCCCGCTCGGCGCCGCGTTCGCGGAGCGGATCGAGCAGGCGCTCGCGGGTATCGACCGCGCGGAGCGGGAAGTGGTGGATCTGCGTGACGCCGGACTCGTCACGCTGCGGGTCGGTACCTTCGCCTCGATGGGATCGCGACTGCTGCCTGCAGCAATCTCGGCGCTGCAGCAGCGCAGCCCGGTGCGCGTCGAGGTGATCGAGGCCGAGCCGAGCGAGGTCGCACGGCTGCTGCGAGCCGGGGAGGTTCACGCGGGGCTCGTATTCGACGCGTCCGCCGATCCCGCGTTCGCAGCTCCCGACCTGGTGCTCGAAACGCTGCTGAGCGAACCCTACGGGGTGATGGTCGCGCGCGAGGGGGAGTGGGCGGCCCGCGAGCGGTTGGACTTCGCCGAGCTCGAGGGCGTGGCCTGGCTCTGCAGCCGCAGCGATGACGAGGCCTCCGACCGGGTGCTGCGCCGCGTCTGCCGTGCTGCCGGCTACCCGGTGCGCGAACTGATGCGAACCGATGACCTCTACATGATCCACGGACTCGTCGAGGAGGGGCTCGGTTTCGCGCTCACCACCGCCGCCAGCGTCGATCCTGACTTCGACGTCGTACTGCGACCGACCGTGCAGGATCTCGGTGAACGACGGGTGGCGTTCATGCGCCGCGCAGGCGAGAACGCCGCTGTCGTCTCCTGGCTGGGTGAGGCGTTGCGCGGTGTCGCCGCTGAGAGAGCTCGGCGCGCTCGGCCGTCGAGGCGCGCCTGA
- a CDS encoding arginase family protein has product MIAAARQFELIGAPFDGASTLGFPGSRYAPDRIRHALGWITQRVEGGEVFSLETGELHPAPELIDGGDAEVVAHDLMTTLDRTADRVAATMREGRVPILLGGDDCFLYAGTRGLHDATEGSVAVIHFDAHLDVMDANVQQGTHSQSSGMRRSLELPRASTAHSIQVGLRHFNFPSSRRYLEDSGLARITAEEFARIGTDAAVDRILRRIAGADHVHFSFDIDAIDPAHAPGAGALEPGGLTSRQAIDAVAALAPHCDSFAVTEVNPMTDHQDMTATLAAYLCYYFAVFGQRRTAPTAD; this is encoded by the coding sequence ATGATCGCAGCAGCCCGCCAGTTCGAGCTCATCGGAGCGCCCTTCGACGGCGCCTCCACGCTCGGGTTCCCCGGATCGCGGTACGCTCCCGACCGCATCCGTCACGCGCTGGGCTGGATCACCCAGCGTGTGGAGGGAGGAGAGGTCTTCTCGCTCGAAACGGGAGAGCTCCACCCGGCTCCGGAACTCATCGACGGCGGCGACGCTGAGGTCGTGGCTCACGATCTCATGACCACACTGGATCGGACGGCCGACCGGGTCGCCGCGACAATGCGTGAGGGGCGCGTACCCATCCTGCTGGGCGGCGACGACTGCTTCCTCTACGCGGGTACGCGAGGACTGCACGATGCCACCGAGGGCAGCGTCGCCGTAATCCACTTCGACGCCCATCTCGACGTCATGGACGCCAATGTGCAGCAGGGCACGCACAGCCAATCGAGCGGTATGCGGCGCTCTCTCGAGCTCCCGCGCGCGAGTACCGCGCACAGTATCCAGGTGGGTCTCCGGCATTTCAACTTCCCCTCGTCGCGACGGTACCTCGAAGACTCGGGGCTCGCTCGGATCACCGCCGAGGAATTCGCGCGCATCGGCACCGACGCGGCGGTGGATCGGATCCTGCGTCGCATCGCCGGTGCCGATCACGTGCACTTCTCCTTCGATATCGATGCGATCGATCCGGCGCATGCACCCGGGGCCGGTGCGCTCGAACCCGGCGGGCTCACCTCGCGTCAGGCGATCGACGCGGTGGCGGCGCTCGCTCCGCACTGCGATTCGTTCGCGGTGACCGAGGTCAACCCGATGACGGATCATCAGGACATGACCGCGACGCTCGCGGCATACCTCTGTTACTACTTCGCCGTGTTCGGGCAGCGACGTACCGCTCCCACGGCCGACTGA
- a CDS encoding aminotransferase class I/II-fold pyridoxal phosphate-dependent enzyme, protein MSTTAPHAPAPRDSAAAIPEHQFETPFADALRSLAQHDWQRLHVPAHHGHAENAPGVANLIGAGTLRLDFPMLFSNADQETWRLVTPGRRTPIMRAQDLAAEAWGASRAWFITTGASGCNHIATSVVRGLGSELVVQRSVHSSVIDGITHAGLIPHFVYGSVDAGLGSSHGVTAEQVEAALAAAPASAAVYIVSPSYFGAVADIAAISEVAHRHGVPLIVDEAWGAHFGLHPALPVNAARLGADLVISSTQKGAGSLAQSAMLHLGHGPQAERLESLVDRVVRSYQSTSTSGLLLASLDEARRHLVTRPDRIEAALASAERIRSLVRADRRFRDATPDILASPDAIANDPFKIAIDTRGAGITGDDAHNRLLRDHRIYCELSTPAALLLLIGVTSPADVDRFWEALQALPEAAVEPERPIALPAPCERAMGLDEAFYAPVELVSHNAAVGRVSADSLAAYPPGVPNVMPGEVLSAEVVEFLRSTAASPSGYVRGAADPELAVFRVVAQ, encoded by the coding sequence ATGTCCACCACCGCCCCGCACGCCCCAGCGCCACGAGACTCCGCCGCGGCGATCCCCGAACACCAGTTCGAGACCCCGTTCGCCGACGCCCTGCGCTCGCTCGCGCAGCACGACTGGCAACGACTGCACGTACCCGCACACCACGGTCACGCGGAGAACGCGCCCGGCGTCGCGAATCTCATCGGCGCCGGGACGCTGCGGCTCGACTTCCCGATGCTGTTCAGCAACGCGGATCAGGAGACCTGGCGCCTCGTGACGCCCGGCCGTAGGACCCCGATCATGCGCGCGCAGGATCTCGCGGCTGAAGCCTGGGGCGCGAGCCGGGCCTGGTTCATCACCACGGGCGCCTCGGGCTGCAACCACATCGCGACCTCGGTCGTGCGCGGGCTCGGATCGGAGCTGGTCGTGCAGCGCAGCGTGCACTCGAGCGTGATCGACGGCATCACGCACGCGGGCCTCATCCCCCATTTCGTCTACGGCTCGGTCGACGCGGGGCTGGGATCCTCCCACGGCGTCACCGCGGAGCAGGTCGAGGCCGCGCTCGCCGCCGCCCCCGCGAGCGCCGCGGTCTACATCGTCTCCCCCAGCTACTTCGGCGCCGTCGCCGACATCGCAGCGATCTCGGAGGTCGCCCACCGCCACGGCGTGCCGCTCATCGTCGACGAGGCCTGGGGCGCCCACTTCGGTCTGCACCCGGCGCTTCCCGTGAACGCAGCCCGTCTCGGCGCCGACCTCGTGATCTCGAGTACGCAGAAGGGCGCGGGATCGCTCGCCCAGTCGGCGATGCTGCACCTCGGCCACGGCCCGCAGGCCGAGCGGCTCGAGTCGCTCGTGGATCGCGTGGTGCGCTCCTATCAGTCGACGAGCACGAGCGGCCTGCTGCTCGCCTCGCTCGACGAGGCGCGGCGCCACCTGGTGACGCGGCCCGACCGGATCGAGGCCGCACTCGCCTCGGCCGAGCGGATCCGGTCGCTGGTGCGGGCGGATCGCCGGTTCCGCGACGCCACCCCCGACATCCTCGCGAGCCCCGACGCGATCGCGAACGACCCGTTCAAGATCGCCATCGACACCCGAGGCGCCGGAATCACCGGGGATGACGCCCACAATCGGCTGCTGCGCGACCACCGCATCTACTGCGAGCTGTCGACGCCCGCGGCCCTGCTGCTGCTCATCGGAGTCACCTCCCCCGCCGACGTCGACCGCTTCTGGGAGGCGCTGCAGGCGTTGCCCGAGGCCGCCGTCGAGCCGGAGCGGCCGATCGCGCTGCCCGCCCCGTGCGAGCGCGCGATGGGCCTGGACGAGGCGTTCTACGCCCCGGTCGAGCTCGTATCGCACAATGCCGCTGTCGGCCGCGTCTCAGCCGATTCCCTCGCCGCGTACCCGCCGGGCGTGCCCAATGTCATGCCGGGCGAGGTGCTCTCGGCGGAAGTCGTGGAGTTCCTGCGCAGCACCGCGGCGTCGCCGTCCGGCTACGTGCGGGGCGCCGCCGATCCCGAGCTCGCGGTCTTCCGCGTCGTCGCCCAGTAA
- a CDS encoding HNH endonuclease signature motif containing protein, with protein MSWVERLEWQQRRVDAGRLQLIAAAIDEVTVGDARAGFGGGASREIRYRSLRAELATALGVGEYQIESQMDLAFRLTHGFPATLSALEEAELSLAHARVVADAGMVIGAGDGEGVRQRRAGYENEVLGIAVRETPNRLRPIAQRIAERWAERPLETRHRDAAAQRCVRVVDGDDGMADLFARLPAVQAYAIHDRLTRIARAAERGARTIRDTTSPRPAETEAAATVGPIGAASAPAEPAATVGLAGSPEPAPRTRDQFRADAFADLLLGADERVMLAGTPGEAIRASVQIIVPAHTLTPGAELGGELGDKPGGAYGAAPVLSGHGPIDEHTARELAGHADTWTRVHTDPTGEVLSVDRYRPSEQMRRILTIRDQHCRFPGCRIPTARCDLDHTIDAAKGGPTSTDNLAHLCRGHHTLKHHGGWHVRQHRGGTLRWTSPTGRTHTDHPPGTGPSLGSAAPPDPESFAGADSASGARAGPVRFRG; from the coding sequence GTGTCCTGGGTGGAGCGGTTGGAGTGGCAGCAGCGCCGGGTCGATGCGGGCCGCCTGCAGCTGATCGCGGCCGCGATCGACGAGGTCACGGTCGGAGATGCGAGGGCCGGCTTCGGGGGCGGGGCGTCGCGTGAGATCCGGTATCGCTCGTTGCGGGCGGAACTGGCGACCGCGCTGGGGGTGGGCGAGTACCAGATTGAGTCGCAGATGGATCTCGCGTTCCGTCTCACCCATGGGTTCCCGGCGACGCTGTCCGCGCTCGAGGAAGCCGAGTTATCGCTCGCGCATGCGCGCGTGGTCGCCGACGCGGGGATGGTGATCGGTGCCGGCGACGGGGAGGGAGTGCGGCAGCGGCGGGCGGGGTACGAGAACGAGGTGCTCGGGATCGCGGTGCGGGAGACGCCGAACCGGTTGCGTCCGATCGCGCAGCGCATCGCCGAGCGCTGGGCCGAGCGCCCGCTCGAGACCCGGCACCGGGACGCGGCCGCTCAGCGGTGTGTACGGGTGGTTGACGGGGACGACGGGATGGCGGACCTGTTCGCGCGCCTGCCCGCGGTGCAGGCGTACGCGATTCATGATCGGCTCACCCGTATCGCCAGGGCCGCCGAGCGCGGCGCACGCACCATACGCGACACCACCTCTCCCCGCCCCGCGGAGACCGAAGCGGCTGCAACAGTCGGGCCGATAGGGGCAGCATCCGCTCCCGCCGAGCCGGCAGCAACGGTCGGGCTCGCGGGATCACCCGAACCGGCGCCCCGCACCCGGGACCAGTTCCGCGCCGACGCGTTCGCGGACCTGCTGCTCGGCGCCGACGAGCGCGTGATGCTCGCCGGGACTCCGGGCGAGGCGATCCGCGCGAGCGTGCAGATCATCGTCCCCGCGCACACCCTCACGCCCGGAGCAGAACTCGGGGGCGAACTCGGGGACAAGCCCGGGGGCGCGTACGGTGCAGCACCGGTGCTCTCAGGGCACGGACCCATCGACGAGCACACCGCACGCGAACTCGCCGGACACGCCGACACCTGGACCCGGGTGCACACCGACCCCACCGGTGAGGTGCTCAGCGTGGACCGCTACCGCCCGAGCGAGCAGATGCGCCGCATCCTTACCATACGAGACCAGCACTGCCGATTCCCCGGCTGCCGAATCCCCACCGCCCGCTGCGACCTCGACCACACCATCGACGCCGCCAAAGGCGGGCCGACCTCGACCGACAATCTCGCCCACCTGTGCCGTGGGCACCACACCCTCAAACACCACGGCGGCTGGCACGTTCGACAACACCGCGGCGGAACGCTCCGCTGGACCAGTCCCACCGGACGCACCCACACAGACCACCCACCGGGGACGGGCCCGTCGCTCGGGTCTGCAGCTCCGCCCGATCCAGAGTCGTTCGCCGGCGCGGACTCCGCGTCAGGTGCTCGGGCGGGTCCCGTCAGATTCAGGGGGTGA
- a CDS encoding acyl-CoA dehydrogenase family protein: protein MSQHSKSPVALGTQEPEYDLWEPIDPDVAGVFRGLSADDLAYRDRAREFVQNEVRPVIAGIWDRAEYPLDLAKRLGDLDLLRDGIEVPGFPEQSLLAASLTMMELSRGDGSIATIVGVQGGLAMRSIAECGSDEQRQRWLEPMARGVELGAFALTEPTHGSDSVSLETRAEARDGGYVITGHKKWIGSGSVGSIAVVWARGDDGQVQGFIVPQDSPGYRGTTIEGKMSLRAIWQAHIELDGVSVPASAKLPGARSFKDTARVLQATRLGVAWGALGQATAVYETAVHYAKQRVQFGRPLAASQIVQARLAEMLSQLTSLQTLLMQLTRAEERDELSGPGASLGKYTATRTARAMAANARDLLGGNGILLENRVARHFADIEALHTYEGTETVQALIIGRDITGVSAFA, encoded by the coding sequence ATGTCTCAGCACAGCAAGTCGCCCGTCGCGCTCGGTACCCAGGAACCGGAGTACGATCTGTGGGAGCCGATCGACCCCGACGTCGCGGGGGTGTTCCGCGGCCTCTCGGCCGACGACCTCGCCTACCGCGATCGGGCGCGCGAGTTCGTGCAGAACGAGGTGCGCCCCGTGATCGCCGGGATCTGGGATCGCGCCGAGTACCCGCTCGACCTCGCGAAGCGGCTCGGCGACCTCGACCTGCTGCGCGACGGCATCGAGGTGCCCGGCTTCCCCGAGCAGAGCCTGCTCGCAGCGAGCCTCACCATGATGGAGCTCTCGCGCGGCGACGGATCCATCGCCACGATCGTCGGGGTGCAGGGCGGCCTCGCGATGCGATCGATCGCGGAGTGCGGCTCGGACGAGCAGAGGCAGCGTTGGCTCGAACCGATGGCGCGCGGCGTCGAGCTCGGGGCCTTCGCCCTGACGGAGCCCACCCACGGCTCCGACTCGGTGAGTCTCGAGACCAGGGCCGAGGCTCGAGACGGCGGCTACGTCATCACCGGCCACAAGAAGTGGATCGGATCGGGAAGCGTGGGCAGTATCGCTGTCGTCTGGGCGCGAGGCGACGACGGGCAGGTGCAGGGATTCATCGTTCCGCAGGATTCCCCCGGCTATCGGGGCACCACGATCGAGGGCAAGATGTCGCTGCGCGCCATCTGGCAGGCGCACATCGAACTCGACGGCGTCAGCGTGCCGGCATCCGCCAAGCTGCCCGGAGCCCGCAGCTTCAAGGACACCGCGCGAGTGCTGCAGGCGACGCGCCTCGGCGTCGCCTGGGGAGCCCTCGGCCAGGCGACCGCCGTCTACGAGACCGCGGTGCACTATGCGAAGCAGCGCGTGCAGTTCGGCCGACCGCTCGCCGCGTCCCAGATCGTGCAGGCGCGACTCGCCGAGATGCTCTCGCAGCTCACGTCGCTGCAGACGCTGCTCATGCAGCTCACCCGAGCCGAGGAGCGGGACGAGCTCTCCGGGCCCGGCGCATCGCTCGGCAAGTACACCGCGACCCGCACGGCTCGGGCGATGGCCGCCAACGCGCGGGATCTGCTCGGAGGCAACGGGATCCTGCTCGAGAACCGGGTGGCCCGTCACTTCGCCGACATCGAGGCGCTGCACACCTACGAGGGCACGGAGACGGTGCAGGCGCTCATCATCGGCCGCGATATCACGGGGGTGTCGGCGTTCGCCTGA
- a CDS encoding amino acid permease, which produces MPTTGTIAPPEEMHRGLKNRHLQLIAIGGAIGTGLFLGSGKLISVSGPSIIFVYMVIGFFVFFIMRALGELLLSNLHYKTFGDIAKDMLGPWAGFFVSWNYWFSWVIACVADIVAITAYVQWFNEDIPSWVPALVAAVVLLLLNLQPVKYFGETEFWFAIIKIVAILGLIAVGLILIFTRFENPDGDVASITHLWDHGGMFPMGASGFVLGFQMGIFSFIGVELVGTAAAETQNPRKTLPKAINSIVVRILIFYVGALAIIMSVTPWDRIEPDESPFVSTLATAGFGLAAFAIQLVVLTSAASSANSGLYSGTRMLFGLSKDGHAPRVFSLTDSRGVPTRSVFFTAVFLFSAIPLLFAGDGVVAAFTFVSSMCATLILFTWGSIVVSYIVYRRRFPERHAASKFKMPLSRIAPWLVLAFFVFIAGTLLYGDDTRPPFLATPVWFIVLTALWQLRKRKLQREGRPLTAPVPTVPHPLDEE; this is translated from the coding sequence ATGCCGACCACCGGAACCATCGCGCCGCCCGAGGAGATGCATCGCGGCCTGAAGAACCGCCATCTCCAGCTCATCGCCATCGGAGGCGCGATCGGCACGGGCCTCTTCCTGGGCTCCGGCAAGCTCATCAGCGTCTCGGGGCCGTCGATCATCTTCGTCTACATGGTGATCGGCTTCTTCGTCTTCTTCATCATGCGCGCGCTCGGCGAGCTGCTGCTGTCGAACCTGCACTACAAGACCTTCGGCGACATCGCGAAGGACATGCTCGGGCCGTGGGCCGGGTTCTTCGTGTCGTGGAACTACTGGTTCTCGTGGGTCATCGCCTGCGTCGCCGACATCGTGGCGATCACCGCGTACGTGCAGTGGTTCAACGAGGACATCCCCAGCTGGGTGCCCGCACTCGTGGCCGCCGTGGTCCTCCTGCTGCTCAACCTGCAGCCCGTCAAGTACTTCGGGGAGACGGAGTTCTGGTTCGCCATCATCAAGATCGTCGCGATCCTCGGTCTCATCGCTGTCGGGCTGATCCTCATCTTCACCCGCTTCGAGAACCCCGACGGCGACGTCGCCTCGATCACGCACCTGTGGGATCACGGCGGCATGTTCCCGATGGGCGCGAGCGGCTTCGTGCTCGGCTTCCAGATGGGCATCTTCTCGTTCATCGGCGTCGAGCTGGTCGGCACTGCCGCCGCGGAGACCCAGAACCCGCGCAAGACCCTGCCCAAGGCCATCAATTCGATCGTCGTGCGCATCCTCATCTTCTACGTGGGCGCCCTTGCGATCATCATGAGCGTCACCCCGTGGGACCGGATCGAGCCCGACGAAAGCCCGTTCGTGTCGACGCTCGCGACCGCCGGTTTCGGGCTCGCGGCGTTCGCGATCCAGCTCGTGGTGCTCACCTCGGCGGCGTCGAGCGCGAACTCGGGGCTCTATTCAGGCACGCGCATGCTCTTCGGCCTCTCGAAGGACGGCCACGCTCCCAGGGTGTTCTCGCTGACCGACTCGCGCGGCGTGCCGACGAGGTCGGTGTTCTTCACGGCGGTGTTCCTGTTCAGCGCGATCCCGCTGCTCTTCGCCGGCGACGGCGTGGTCGCCGCGTTCACGTTCGTGTCGTCGATGTGCGCCACGCTGATCCTCTTCACCTGGGGCTCGATCGTGGTGAGCTACATCGTGTACCGCCGACGCTTCCCCGAGCGGCACGCGGCCTCGAAGTTCAAAATGCCGCTCTCGCGGATCGCGCCCTGGCTCGTGCTCGCTTTCTTCGTCTTCATTGCCGGCACCCTGCTCTACGGCGATGACACCCGGCCTCCGTTCCTCGCGACCCCCGTGTGGTTCATCGTGCTCACCGCGCTCTGGCAGTTGCGCAAGCGCAAGCTGCAGCGCGAGGGGCGCCCGCTGACCGCTCCGGTACCCACGGTCCCCCACCCCCTCGACGAGGAGTAG